Genomic segment of Peribacillus frigoritolerans:
TTACGTCAACCGGTACGATCTCATCCGAAAACTTTCCTTCTGCAATGGCCTTCGCCGCCTTTTGATGACTACGAACAGAAAATGCATCTTGATCTTCACGGGAAATGCCGTATTTTTTTGCAACGGCTTCAGCAGTGTGGCCCATACCCATATAATATTCCGGTGCCGTTTCCGCAAGTCTCGCGTTCGGACGAGTTACATGGCCCATCATTGGCAAAAGGCTCATGGATTCCGCTCCGCCTGCAATGACAGTATCACTTTGGCCGAGCATGATCCTTTCCGCTCCATAAGCGATGCTTTGCAGCCCGCTTGAACAGTAACGATTAATCGTTATAGCCGGTACTGTATAAGGCAATCCTGCCAATGCCCCAATGTTACGAGCCATGTTCAATCCTTGCTCCGCTTCAGGCATTGCACAACCGATAATCAGGTCATCGATGGTGCCTTCATAATTCCCTGCACGCTTTAACGTTTCCTTTACAACAAGAGCCCCTAAATCATCAGGACGTACACTGGCAAGAGAACCCTTTTTCGCTCTTCCTACCGGAGTCCTTGCTCCAGCTACTATTACCGCTTCTTTCATGAGGATCCCCCTTACTCATTTTTAAGCTATCGATCTATTAATCTTTGTTTTGGCCATTTCTTCGTCTATTTCAATTACGGAGTGGTTTGCCTTTAACAAGCATATGCTGCATCCTAGCCTGGGATTTCGGAGTCGAAATCAGTTTTAGGAATGCCTGTTTTTCTAGGTTCAAGATATACTGTTCATCTACTTCCGTGCCAAATGGGAGTTTCCCCCCTGCCAGGACGTATGCGAGCTCTTTGGCTATGACAAGGTCATGTTCTGATAAGAATCCTGAAAGGCGCATGGATTCCGCCCCTAATAGAAGTGCGGCATATCCCGTTTCACCTACGACAGGGATCTTTGTGCGGGCAGGAGCGGTATAACCTTGTTCATGCATGGAAAGTACCGCCTGTTTCGCATCATATAGCTGATGATCCGCATTCACGCTTATTCCGTCCGCTGAATTAAGGAAATTATTCCCTCTAGCTTCTTCGGCGGAGGTTGAAACTTTTGCCATGGCGACCGTTTCAAATACTCGGTTGGCCACTTTCTGTAAGTCGAAGTCGACGCCCTTCGGCATATTCCTCAACGTCTTCACATAAAGTTCTTTAGTCCCGCCGCCGCCTGGGATCAAACCTACACCAGCTTCCACTAGTCCCATATACGTTTCAGTCGTTGCCTGGATGCGCGCTGCCGGAAGGGACACTTCAGCACCCCCGCCAAGTGTCATATTAAACGGGGCAACCACTACAGGAACTGCACTGTACTTGATTTTAAGCATCGCCTTTTGGAATTGGCTGATGACCATATCGAGTTCAAAAATATTGTCATCCTGCGCTTCCATCAGCATCATTGCAATATTAGCGCCTACACAGAAATTCTTTCCTTGGTTTCCGATGACCAAGCCTTTAAAATTCGCTTCCGCTTCGTCGACCGCCGCATTGATCATTTGGATGATATCCAGACCTATTGCATTATTCGGTGAAGTGAATTCAAGAAGAGCCACTCCATCGCCGATATCCATCAAGCTTGCACCACTGTTTTTCTTGATTACGCCTTTTTGCTTCTTGATCGCTTTAAGATTGATCACTTTAGGATTTGCAACAAGTTCCTTATATTCACCATTATCATAATAGTGAACTATGCCATTTTCTTCTTTATAGAAAGAAGTGATGCCTTTAGCGAGCATATCCTTCACCCATTGCGGAACGGTGATGCCTTCCGCTTCCATTCGGGCTACCGATTTTTCTACCCCTATCGCATCCCATGTTTCAAAAGGGCCTGTGGACCATCCGAAGCCCCATTTCATCGCTTGATCGATCGCCACGATATCATCCGCAATCTCCCCAAGCAGCTGGGCAGAATACACAAGCGCCGGATTCAGAACATTCCAAAGTAATTGGCCGGCACGGTCTTCGCTATAAACAAGCGCTTTCATTTTATTTTCCAAGCCCTTGGCCTGTTTAGCCATTTCGATGGAAGGCGTTTTTAATCTTTTTCGTGCATCATATTCAAGGGTTTCGGGATTCAGTTCAAGGATTTCCTTTCCTTTTTTCAAGAAAAACCCTTGGCCTGACTTGCTTCCAATCCACCCATTCTTAAGCATTTCATTCATGAAATCGGGTATTTTGAAAACTTCTTTTTCTTCTCCATCCACCTGGTCATATACGTTTCTGGCAACATGTGCAAAGGTATCCAATCCAACCACATCAAGTGTCCGGAAAGTCGCGCTAGTTGCCCTTCCAATCAACGGACCTGTAACCGAATCGACCTCACCAACACTGTATCCGCCTTTTTGCATTTCCCGCAGAGTGACCAATAAACCATAAGTTCCAATGCGGTTTGCGATAAAGTTAGGGGTATCCTTGGCTTCGACGACACCTTTTCCCAGTACATCTTCGCCGAATCGTTTCATGTATTCGAGCACTTCTGGTGAAGTTGCTTCAGTCGGGATGAGCTCCAACAACTTAAGATAACGCGGCGGATTGAAGAAGTGGGTTCCCAGGAAGTGCTTTTGAAAGTCCTCCGAACGGCCTTCTGCCATCGCTTCAATTGAAATTCCGGAGGTATTCGATGAAACGATGCTTCCTGGTTTACGATGCTGATCAACCTGGGCAAACACACTTTGCTTAACCTCAAGCTTCTCAACGACCACTTCGATGATCCAATCGACATCCTTTAAACGACTTATATCATCTTCCAGGTTTCCTGCCTCGATCAACGCAATGTTTCCCTTAGCTGAAAGCGGAGCTGGTTTCTGTTTTAAAAGTTTCGTAATCGCTGTTTGGCTGATGCGGTTACGCACTTGTTTATTATCTAATGTCAGTCCCTTTTTCTTTTCATCCTCAGTGAGTTCACGAGGTACAATATCCAATAATAAAGTCGGAATGCCGATGTTAGCAAGGTGTGCAGCAATCCCTGATCCCATAACTCCTGACCCTAGAACAGCAGCCTTTCGTATTTGTCGAACCAAGTTCATATCCCCCTTACGCAATTTATTGAATGAATGCTCATTCATTTTTAATTCAAAAAAATTTTGAATATTTTTTCTTATTACTAATATAGAATATATTTGGAAATTCCGCAATGATTAAACAGGAAAAAAATATTTTTTTCTCCGAGTTCCTTTGGTTATTTCTCCTCCGTTCAGTAAAAAATAACCGGGGTGGAGGTGACTTATATAATGAAGCGTAAAGATAATCCTTCTAAAGCAGCCGTAAGCGCAGCAAGCGTTAAAGGCAACGCCGGCCCTGGCGCTGAACGTCAACACGGAATCAATAAAGTGAACAGCCAGAACAATCAGTTCAAAAGATAATCCTTCTTAATTTGAGCAGCCGTCCCTTATCCGGGGCGGCTCTCGCTTCCTATTTCTTGAATAGGCCTTTTAAAACGAAAGCAATATTGGCCGGTCTCTCCGCAAGGCGGCGCATGAAGTATCCATACCAATCCGTACCATAAGGAACATACACCCTTACCTTATATCCTTCTTTAGCAAGTTCGAGCTGCTTTTCATTGCGGATACCATATAACATTTGGAATTCAAATCGATCCCGGGGAATTCCCTGATTTTTGACCAATTCCCTCGTATAATCAATGATTTTGTCATCATGTGTGGCAACGGCTGTGTAATTGCCATTTTGCATATGCTTGTTGATGATTTTCTTGAAATTCTCATCCACATCTTTTTTCTCGGGAAAAGCCACTTCACTTGGTTCTTTATAAGCCCCTTTAACAAGCCTTAGATTCGGATGGTATGCATCCAGCTCCTCAATATCCTTCTCAGTCCGATACAGATAAGCTTGGATGACAGTCCCCAATTCATTATATTCAGACTTTAGATTTTTGAATACATCCAAAGTCGGCTGACAGCGCGGAAAATCTTCCATATCAAGCGTCACGAAAACCTGATGGGCCTTAGCTTCATCCAAGATCCTCCGCATGTTATTCATTACGACTCGTTCGGACACATCCAAGCCCATCGAGGTCAGCTTCAGGGATAACTGTGAATCCAGTTCATTTCTGCCAATCATGCGGATTGCTTCAATGCACTCTTCTGCCATCTTCCCTGCTTCTTGTTCATCTTCAATGAATTCACCTAAATAATCAATGGTGACGGCAAGCCCTTTCCGGTTAAGATCTGCAATCACTTCACATGCCATATCCAAGGATTCTCCTGCCACGAAACGAGATGCCCCAAACCGCAGCCCGTATTTTTTCGCTGCCTTTGTCATGCCTTTGTTCTTTGATAAAAAAAGGAATAGATTTTTCAATATTCTTTCCATCTGCATTCCCCTCCAAATCATTTTGGAAAATAGATGCACAAGATTATTTTACCATTTAATTCACTTTTCAGATATTTAGAATCAAGAATAAAAAAAATCCAGAAGGGAAAATTAAGCTCGTTTAAAGAACACTTAAGGAGGTAGCAATGATGGAACAGCAAAATTCGTTTAACAGCCAACAGCAGTCCACCGGCTTTATGAAACAGCCGCCGGAAATGGTTACGGTGAAAGATAGCTTATACTTAACCGATATGCTTGCATGGAATCTGAATGCAGTTAAAAAAGCACATTTTTTTGCCACACAATGCAAGGACCCGCAAATCATTGATGCGTTAAATCGGTGCGGACTCATGCATCAACGCCATTACGATACCATTTTGAAACATTTGAACCCCGACCAAAATCAGGGTCAACAACAATACCAGTAAAGGAGGGTTCTTGATGCCTAATGAAAACAAAGTCCAAAATCCAGAATCTCCCGTGGCAAAGACACCGCAAATGAATGACAGGGATTTTATAAACGATATGCTTTCAACTGAAAAGTACTTTTGCAACTCCCTTTCCGTTGCCCTGCATGAAATGAGTAACCAAGCATTATTCCAAGACATTTTCTCCGTTGCCAAAGAAAATCAGGAGATGCAGCGTGAACTCTATAACCTTATGTTCGAAAAAGGCTGGTATAGTTTAGAAAAGGCGCAAGCTACCAGCTTAGGCCAATCGTATCAACAATTTTCCGGTTATAAAAATCAATTTCCATCTGGAACGAACATTCAATAAGCAAACATTCAGGGGAGTGGATTCTGCTCCTTTTGTTTTTTTGCTACAAAAAAAACCGGCCCATCGGGGCCGGCTTTATATTTAGATATCCGTTGAAAACATATACTTCTTATAGTGATACCGAATGCTGAATATTAAGCCCATGGCCATCATGTTCCCCATCAGCGAGCTTCCTCCATAACTGATAAATGGAAGCGGAATCCCCGTTATCGGTAAAAGGCCTACAGTCATGCCGATATTTTGAAAAACG
This window contains:
- a CDS encoding proline dehydrogenase, with amino-acid sequence MERILKNLFLFLSKNKGMTKAAKKYGLRFGASRFVAGESLDMACEVIADLNRKGLAVTIDYLGEFIEDEQEAGKMAEECIEAIRMIGRNELDSQLSLKLTSMGLDVSERVVMNNMRRILDEAKAHQVFVTLDMEDFPRCQPTLDVFKNLKSEYNELGTVIQAYLYRTEKDIEELDAYHPNLRLVKGAYKEPSEVAFPEKKDVDENFKKIINKHMQNGNYTAVATHDDKIIDYTRELVKNQGIPRDRFEFQMLYGIRNEKQLELAKEGYKVRVYVPYGTDWYGYFMRRLAERPANIAFVLKGLFKK
- a CDS encoding YuzL family protein, with amino-acid sequence MMKRKDNPSKAAVSAASVKGNAGPGAERQHGINKVNSQNNQFKR
- a CDS encoding 3-hydroxyacyl-CoA dehydrogenase/enoyl-CoA hydratase family protein produces the protein MVRQIRKAAVLGSGVMGSGIAAHLANIGIPTLLLDIVPRELTEDEKKKGLTLDNKQVRNRISQTAITKLLKQKPAPLSAKGNIALIEAGNLEDDISRLKDVDWIIEVVVEKLEVKQSVFAQVDQHRKPGSIVSSNTSGISIEAMAEGRSEDFQKHFLGTHFFNPPRYLKLLELIPTEATSPEVLEYMKRFGEDVLGKGVVEAKDTPNFIANRIGTYGLLVTLREMQKGGYSVGEVDSVTGPLIGRATSATFRTLDVVGLDTFAHVARNVYDQVDGEEKEVFKIPDFMNEMLKNGWIGSKSGQGFFLKKGKEILELNPETLEYDARKRLKTPSIEMAKQAKGLENKMKALVYSEDRAGQLLWNVLNPALVYSAQLLGEIADDIVAIDQAMKWGFGWSTGPFETWDAIGVEKSVARMEAEGITVPQWVKDMLAKGITSFYKEENGIVHYYDNGEYKELVANPKVINLKAIKKQKGVIKKNSGASLMDIGDGVALLEFTSPNNAIGLDIIQMINAAVDEAEANFKGLVIGNQGKNFCVGANIAMMLMEAQDDNIFELDMVISQFQKAMLKIKYSAVPVVVAPFNMTLGGGAEVSLPAARIQATTETYMGLVEAGVGLIPGGGGTKELYVKTLRNMPKGVDFDLQKVANRVFETVAMAKVSTSAEEARGNNFLNSADGISVNADHQLYDAKQAVLSMHEQGYTAPARTKIPVVGETGYAALLLGAESMRLSGFLSEHDLVIAKELAYVLAGGKLPFGTEVDEQYILNLEKQAFLKLISTPKSQARMQHMLVKGKPLRN
- a CDS encoding spore coat protein codes for the protein MPNENKVQNPESPVAKTPQMNDRDFINDMLSTEKYFCNSLSVALHEMSNQALFQDIFSVAKENQEMQRELYNLMFEKGWYSLEKAQATSLGQSYQQFSGYKNQFPSGTNIQ